The following proteins are co-located in the Candidatus Desulfatibia profunda genome:
- a CDS encoding PAS domain S-box protein, with protein MDPKPTYKELEQRIAALEKEVAEYKQAEHKLHLFKTVIDASKQESAELFRNIYEKSPIGIEVYDPQGRLLHVNDACLKMFGILDPAEIQGFCLFEDPNLPAIKKERLFKGEIIRYEVAFDFELVKKKRLYRTTKSGSAYLDVIITPFGISKERSLGGYLVQVVDNTLRKLAEEALQKAHSELEKRVEERTAELVRQIEDRKRMEEALHFTRFAVDRSSDAAFWMGSDAHFIYVNKAACLSLGYSQDELLKMTVHDIDPNLPKEAWPDHWSEIKRQGSFVLESHHRTKDGRIFPVEISVNYMKFGGKEYNCAFVRDISKRKNIEAAIRLSKREWVSTFDAMSDWVSLVDLKCRILRSNRAGEKFVKLSIEEMIGRACCELVLGTQGPIPECPTPKMLQTNQRETIDLYAPNMNRWLRISVDPVMDEDKNPVKAVYIVRDVTEFKKMEEERLKAMKLESIGILAGGIAHDFNNLLSVIVGNISLAEDDIKSEVGISENLKAAQTACLRAQELTKQLITFSKGGLPIKKIGPIGDLIRKTTKAILSGSKVTCDVIMPPDLWLIAFDEDQIRFVIRNLIVNALESMPDGGSILLKAENVSIGAETIVQGLVLSPGKYVTISIRDQGIGIPAEHLALIFDPYFSTKEMGPEKGMGLGLATAYSIINKHNGQILVESEVGVGTTFTIYLPAYEKDVEKRTPEKTIHPEKVAARTGRILLMDDEKMIRDLAKNMLERFGFDTDVAKDGANAIKLYKKAMDSGKPYDAVILDLTVKEGLGGKDAVKSLLKIDPQVKAIVSSGYSNDPVITDFKEYGFIGALAKPYSMEDLHDVLNKVTNE; from the coding sequence ATGGACCCAAAACCAACCTATAAGGAATTGGAGCAGCGGATTGCAGCGCTTGAAAAAGAAGTCGCTGAATACAAACAGGCTGAGCATAAACTTCATCTCTTCAAAACCGTTATCGACGCATCAAAGCAGGAAAGTGCAGAGCTGTTCAGAAATATTTATGAAAAATCCCCCATTGGAATTGAAGTCTATGATCCCCAAGGCCGATTATTGCATGTTAATGACGCCTGCTTGAAAATGTTCGGAATTTTAGATCCGGCAGAAATCCAAGGATTTTGTCTCTTTGAAGATCCTAATTTGCCCGCTATCAAAAAAGAGAGGCTGTTTAAAGGCGAAATAATCAGATATGAAGTGGCGTTTGACTTTGAACTGGTCAAAAAGAAACGGCTGTATCGCACGACAAAATCCGGCAGCGCTTACCTTGATGTGATCATTACTCCGTTCGGTATAAGCAAGGAAAGGTCTTTGGGCGGTTATTTGGTTCAGGTCGTAGACAACACCCTGCGGAAGCTGGCGGAGGAAGCGTTACAAAAGGCCCACAGCGAGCTTGAAAAGCGTGTTGAGGAACGAACAGCGGAGTTGGTCAGGCAAATAGAAGATCGCAAGCGCATGGAGGAGGCCTTGCATTTTACCCGCTTTGCTGTCGACCGATCCTCAGACGCGGCCTTTTGGATGGGCTCGGATGCACACTTTATTTACGTAAACAAGGCTGCCTGTCTTAGCCTGGGCTATTCACAAGATGAATTGTTAAAGATGACGGTTCACGACATCGATCCGAATTTACCAAAAGAGGCTTGGCCGGATCATTGGTCAGAAATAAAGCGCCAGGGCTCTTTTGTATTGGAATCTCATCACCGCACCAAAGACGGCCGGATTTTCCCTGTTGAAATTTCGGTCAATTATATGAAATTCGGCGGCAAGGAGTATAACTGCGCCTTTGTGCGCGACATCTCGAAACGCAAGAATATCGAAGCGGCTATCCGGCTCAGCAAGCGGGAATGGGTATCTACCTTCGACGCCATGTCGGATTGGGTAAGCCTGGTCGACCTGAAGTGTCGGATACTGCGTTCGAATCGTGCCGGGGAAAAGTTCGTTAAGCTATCAATAGAAGAGATGATCGGCCGGGCCTGCTGCGAGTTGGTTCTTGGCACCCAAGGGCCGATTCCTGAGTGCCCGACCCCAAAAATGCTCCAAACCAATCAGCGTGAAACCATAGATCTTTATGCGCCCAACATGAATCGCTGGCTGAGGATCTCTGTTGACCCCGTAATGGACGAAGATAAGAATCCGGTTAAAGCCGTTTACATTGTCCGTGATGTCACCGAATTCAAAAAGATGGAAGAAGAGCGGCTGAAAGCCATGAAGCTTGAATCCATCGGGATTCTCGCCGGGGGCATTGCTCATGATTTTAACAACCTTTTGTCCGTGATCGTCGGCAATATTTCCCTGGCAGAAGATGACATTAAATCTGAGGTTGGAATTTCTGAAAATTTAAAAGCAGCCCAAACTGCCTGCTTGCGAGCACAGGAGTTGACAAAGCAGTTGATAACCTTTTCCAAGGGCGGATTGCCCATAAAAAAAATAGGCCCGATCGGAGATTTGATTCGAAAGACAACCAAAGCGATTCTGTCGGGTTCCAAAGTAACCTGTGATGTTATCATGCCGCCTGACCTTTGGCTGATTGCTTTTGATGAAGATCAGATCAGGTTTGTCATAAGAAACCTGATTGTTAACGCTCTGGAGTCCATGCCGGATGGAGGATCAATCCTTCTTAAGGCCGAAAATGTATCTATCGGTGCTGAAACCATCGTTCAAGGTTTAGTGTTATCACCAGGAAAATATGTAACGATATCGATCCGGGATCAGGGCATCGGAATTCCTGCGGAACATCTGGCGCTGATATTTGACCCGTACTTTTCAACCAAAGAGATGGGGCCTGAGAAAGGAATGGGCCTGGGGCTGGCGACGGCCTACTCCATTATCAATAAACATAACGGCCAAATCCTCGTGGAATCCGAGGTGGGTGTCGGAACCACCTTCACCATTTATCTGCCTGCATACGAAAAAGACGTTGAAAAAAGAACGCCCGAAAAAACAATTCATCCGGAAAAGGTTGCAGCCCGAACAGGAAGGATTCTTTTGATGGATGACGAAAAGATGATCAGGGATCTTGCCAAAAACATGCTGGAGCGGTTCGGTTTTGATACCGATGTTGCCAAAGATGGTGCCAATGCGATCAAATTGTATAAAAAAGCCATGGATTCCGGCAAGCCATATGATGCGGTTATCCTGGATTTAACGGTAAAAGAAGGGCTGGGCGGCAAAGACGCCGTCAAGAGCCTGCTGAAAATAGACCCTCAAGTCAAAGCGATTGTTTCCAGCGGTTATTCCAATGATCCTGTCATCACTGATTTTAAAGAATACGGTTTCATCGGTGCCCTGGCAAAGCCTTACAGCATGGAAGATCTGCATGATGTATTAAATAAGGTTACTAATGAATAA
- a CDS encoding type II toxin-antitoxin system RelE/ParE family toxin, giving the protein EKTFSTLSEFPERGVYPKELLKLGIREYREIFFKPYRIIYRVMDKNVYVLLIVDGRRDMQSLLQRRLLDA; this is encoded by the coding sequence GAGAAAACCTTCTCTACGTTATCCGAATTCCCCGAGCGGGGTGTCTATCCAAAAGAACTGCTGAAGCTAGGGATTCGAGAATACCGCGAGATCTTTTTCAAACCTTACCGTATCATTTACCGAGTCATGGATAAGAACGTCTATGTTCTGCTGATTGTAGATGGCCGTCGTGACATGCAGTCCCTGTTGCAGCGAAGATTATTAGACGCGTAA